CCCCATTTCCCAGCCCAGTCCCGACCCCATAGCCCCCAACTGACCCCATTGCTCATCCCAGTCCCGACCCCATAGCCCCCAACTGACCCCACTGCCCATCCCAGTCCCGACCCCATAACCCCTAACCGACCCCACTGCCCATCCCAGTCCCACCAGTCCTTCCCAGTCCCACCAGTCCCAACCCCATAGCCTCGAACCAACCCCACTGCCCATCTCAGCCCCACCACCCCGACCCCATAGCCCCCAACTGACCCCATtgcccatcccagtgcccccacCCGACCCCACTGCCCGTCCCAGTCCCACCAGTCCAGACCCCATAGCCCCTAAGTGACCCCACTGACCACCCCAGTCCCACCAATCCCACCAGTCCCAACCCCATAGCCCCCCAACCAACCCCATTGCCCTTCCCACTGCCCCCAAATGACCCCATTGCCCGTCCCAGTCCCACCAGTCCTTCCCAGTCCCACCAGTCCCGACCCCATAGCCCACAACCGACCCCACTTCCCATCCCAGTCCCACCAGTACCAACCCCACACCGACCCCATTGCCCATCCCAGTCCCACCAGTCCTGACCCCATAGCCCCCAACTGACCCCAGTGCCCATCCCAGTCCCACCAGTCCCATCAATCCCAACCCCACATGGACCCCACTGCCCATCCCAGTCCCACCACCCCGACCCCATAGCCCCCAGTCGACCCCATtgcccatcccagccccaccagTCCTCCCCAGTCCCACCAATCCCAACCCCATAGCCCCCAACCGACCCCACTGCCCATCCCAGTCCCACCAGTCCCAACCCCATAACCCCCAATCGACCCCATTGCCCATCCCAGTCCCACCAGTCCCAACCCCATAGCTTCGAGCCGACCCCATtgcccatcccagtgcccccagccGACCCCATTGCCCATCCCAGTCCCACCAGTACCAACCCCACACCGACCCCATTGCCCATCCCAGTCCCACCAGTCCCGACCCCATAGCCCCCAACCGACCCCATtgcccatcccagccccaccagTCCCAACCCCATAGCCCCCAACCGACCCCATtgcccatcccagtgccccaACCGACCCCATtgcccatcccagtgcccccaaCCAACCCCATTGCCCATCCCAGTCCCACCAGCCCCGACCCCCCCCCAACCCTTGGGGCTCCGTCCCGTCTCCGCAGGTCGACGCCGGAGCTGCGCAAGGAACGTTCCCGGGACGCGGCGCGGTGCCGGCGCAGCCGGGAGACCGAGGTGTTCTACCAGCTGGCGCACACCCTGCCCTTCGCCCGCGGCGTCAGCGCCCACCTGGACAAGGCGTCCATCATGCGCCTCACCATCAGCTACCTGCGCGTGCACCGCCTGCTGGCCGCCGGTGCGACCCACAAGTGCCGGCTCCCAGTCTTGCCCGTGGGGAGTTGGGGGCATCTATGGGGTCAATAGAGTCTATGGGGTCAATGGAGGGTCTACGGGGTCAGTGGGGCCAATGGAGGGTCAGTGGGGCCAATGCTgggtcagtggggtcaatggAGGGTCTATGGGGTCAATGGAGGGTCTATGGGGTCAATGGAGGGTCTATGGGGTCAATGGATGGTCTACGGGGACAGTGGGGCCAATAGAGGGTCAGTGGGGCCAATGCTgggtcagtggggtcaatggAGGGTCTACGGGGTCAATGGAGGGTCTATGGGGTCAATGGAGGGTCTATGGGGTCAATGGTGGGTCTATGGGGTCAGTGGAGGGCCTATGGAGTCAATGGAGGGTCTATGGGGTCAATGGAGAGTCTATGGGGTCAATGGAGGGTCTACGGGGTCAATGGAGCCAATGGAGTGTCAGTGGGGCTAATGCTgggtcagtggggtcaatggAGGGTCTACGGGGTCAATGGAAGGTCTGTGGGGTCAATGGGTCCAGTGggggggtcagtggggtcaatggAGGGTGAGTGGGGTCAATGGAGGGTCTACGGGGTCAATGGAGGGTCTATGGGGTCAATGGAGGGTCTACGGGGTCAATGGACGGTCTATGGGGTCAATGGGTCCAGTGGGAggtcagtggggtcaatggAGGGTGAGTGGGGTCAATGGAgggtcagtggggtcaatggAGGGTCTACGGGGTCAATGGAGGGTCTACGGGGTCAATGGAAGGTCTGTGGGGTCAATGGGTCCAGTGGGGGGTAAGTGGGGTCAATGGAGGGTGAGTGGGGTCAATGGAgggtcagtggggtcaatggAGGGTCTGTGGGGTCAGTGGAGGGTCTATGGGGTCAATGGGGCCAGTGGAGAGTCAGTGGGGCCAATGCTgggtcagtggggtcaatggAGGGTGAGTAGGGTCAATGGAGGGTGAGTGGGGCAGTGAGGTCAGTGGAGGGTCTATGGGGTCAATGGGGCCAGTGGAGAGTCAGTGGGGCCAATGCTgggtcagtggggtcaatggAGGGTCTACAGGGTCAATGGAGGGTCTGTGGGGCCAATGGGTCCAGTGGGGGGTAAGTGGGGTCAATGGAGGGTGAGTGGGGTCAATGGAGGGTCAGTGGGGCCAGTGGGGTCAGTGGAGGGtctatggggtcagtggggccaATGGAgggtcagtggggtcaatggagggtcagtggggtcagtggggccAATGATGGTGTCCATCATGCGCCTCACCATCAACTACCTGCGCGTGCACCGCCTGCTGGCCGCCGGTGCGACCCACAAGTGCCGGCCCCCGGTCTTGCCCGTGGGGAGTTGGGGGGGTCTATGGGGTCAATGGAGGGTCTACGGGGTCAATGGAGCCAATGGAGGGTCAGTGGGGCCAATGCTgggtcagtggggtcaatggAGGGTCTACGGGGTCAATGGAGGGTCTATGGGGTCAATGTAGGGTCTATGGAGTCAATGGAGGGTCTACGGGGACAGTGGGGCCAATGGAGGGTCTTTGGGGTCAATGGAGGGTCTATGGAGTCAATGGAGGGTCTACGGGGTCAATGGAGGGTCTTTGGGGTCAATGGAGGGTCTATGGGGTCAATAGAGGGTCTGTGGGGTCAATGGAGGGTCTTTGGGGTCAATGGAGGGTCTACGGGGTCAATGGAGCCAATGGAGTGTCAGTGGGGCTAATGCTgggtcagtggggtcaatggAGGGTCTGTGGGGTCAATGGAGGGTCTGTGGGGTCAATGGAAGGTCTGTGGGGTCAATGGGTCCAATGGAGTGTAAGTCGGGTCAATGGAAGGTGATTGGGCCAGTGGGGTCAATGGAGGGTCTATGGGGTCAATGGGGCCAATGGAGGGATCTTTGGGGTCCATGGAGGGTCTATGGGGTCAATGGAGGGACTATGGGGTCACTGGGGCCAGTGGAGGGTCAATGGGTCCAATGGAGTGTCTCTGGGGTCAGTGGAGGGTGATTGGGCCAGTGGGGTCAATGGAGGGTCTATaggggtcaatggggtcaatggaggGGTCAGTAGGGCCAGTGGGGTCAAGGGAGAGGTCTTTGGGGTCAATGGGGCcaatggggtcaatggaggAGtctatggggtcagtggggccaGTGGGG
The Numida meleagris isolate 19003 breed g44 Domestic line unplaced genomic scaffold, NumMel1.0 unplaced_Scaffold702, whole genome shotgun sequence DNA segment above includes these coding regions:
- the LOC110391984 gene encoding hypoxia-inducible factor 3-alpha-like, giving the protein MVVARAGRVLVQDTCVLVQGRCRGSWCEASGCLCWSSCEALPQPTPLPIPVPPTNPIAHPSPTSPDPPPTLGAPSRLRRSTPELRKERSRDAARCRRSRETEVFYQLAHTLPFARGVSAHLDKASIMRLTISYLRVHRLLAAGPWAAAAEEVDVCYARALSGFLMVLSEGGDMIFLSENVSRLLGLGQVRACTRV